TAAGATTGCTTAAAGAAATATACACTGTATTCTTAAACATCTTTCCTTAATGACAGCCATGATTCATCAATCACACATTTTTCTTTCAGTTTGAGTCACTGCCCGCCATAAGCACACTCTTTGTGCAATTACATCATACAGTAGGTTAGCAAAAGAACAAATGTattgcatgaatatgaatatcaGATACAACTACTAGACATTTTGTAGGCATAATAATGGATCAGTCCTTCCATAACAAATCAATCAGTTGCAAAGTACAGATGTGTAGTACACCTAATAAACACACAGAATAATAGCTGCACAGAGACCTGCATTATCTTTTTTTGTACAATGTGCTAATCTCCATAATGGGTAAATGCATATTAATATTGCATAGACAGATCTTGCATCTTTGGTGTGAAAGTGAAACATGacacttctcttttttcattttatttatagaCTGTTAAGTACAAAATTCCTGGCCACACACAACTAAATCTACAACATCATTAAGACATCAGATCActcttattttgtgttatgattacatttatttactttagATAGGCCTATACTATATAAATAAGAGGGTTGTTGTGTGAGAATCACAACCAGTGTGATATTGCCTAAATTTATGTCACTAATTTAGAGACaatatcatttatttaatcCAGTGGTTCTCCACTATGTTCCTGGAGCCccctaaaggcaggaacacaccaagccgacgctgacgaactagtggagatgaaagcagactgtggggttggctcacgtcggcagcgcctgggtccaaagttgccctgacacaccaaaccaacactcgacagccgacggccaagtagcacgtcagttctgcgcctgcgtaagattaaatgcctttccgtaccagcaggtggcagtagctgaacagccaatcagaatgatcagatggcccgacgagctccgacgccaattcaacatgtcgaatcggctgaaaaaagcagacgaggaccaacttaaaggcaggaacacaccaagccgacggtcggccgtcgggcagtttttcttcgtcggccgactaagttttctcagtgtgttctgcaccgtcggctgaagttggtcctcgtcggcctttttttggccgattcgaaatgttgaatcggcgctggagctcgtcgggccatctgatcattctgattggctgttcagctactgccgcctgctgtttcggaaaggcatttcatatcacgcaggcgcagaactgacgtgctgcttggccgtcggctgtttagctttggcttggtgtgtcagggcaactttggacacagacgctgccgacgtgagccaaccccgcagtctgctttcgtcgccactagttcgtcggcgtcagcttggtgtgttctggccttaagccgacggtgcggaacacactgaagGCAAAACACACAAAGCTGACGCAGACGAACTAGTGGctacgaaagcagactgcggggttggctcacgtcggcagcgtctgtatccaaagttgccctgacacaccaagccaaagctaaacagccgacggctaagtagcacgtcagttctgcgcctgcgtgagatgaaatgcctttctatctgaacagccaatcagaatgatcagatggccaaaaaaagcagacgaggaccaactgcagccgacggtgcggaacacactgagaaaacttagtcggccgatgaAGAAAAACTGTctgacggccgaccgtcggcttggtgtgtaaCTGCACTGCAAATATTGCATGTCtactttgtctgacacaccaaTTTCAGGTTTTTGAGGGGCCGCTTACAGGATACCGTTTTCAACACAAAAAAACGGACAACTTTATGCGTTTTTTGCCGTTCATTAACATGACAACAGCATTTTGGAGGCCTAAAAACGCAAATGTTTGAAAACggatttcaaagtgcaagtttttgaaaaaggTACTGTTATCatttctgtgtaaactacaTAAACGCAAACCTGTGGAAAAGGTGATGGCATGCACATGCATATAACGTGTTTAGTCGCATGTGCGTTTGGCGCGAGTGCTCTGTAAAAGAATGCGTATGTGCGCAGGCGTGTAGTCtttatgaaataaacagttatggaaatgtagaaattaaaattaaaactccAGTCACCTTGTGAAGATCCAGAAAAAAGTCCGTTGGCACCTCAGTGACTACTtcactcagagaagctgtcaaactcagctgtcaatcatgacgtaAAACGTCCGTttctatagcatcaaataactaactaaaaccaaacttttttaaaGAACGAACACTTGAACTAACACCAGCGTGATAAAAAACTGCCTAAAACAACAGAAAcagttttttgtaaaaaaaaatatttgaagcgTAATTAAATTGTTTGTCTAACGTCCCATTAGAatacatggagagggcggggtttatgacctatactgcatccCGCCAGCTGGGGACGATCGAGACGCTTTGgtttcacttttcaggactcgcGTGGCAAGCTTGAGATGAACATGCATCTTTTTGACAATATTGTCatagacaaaataaataaataaataaataattttttggtACATCGTTTAAATTGTGTAAACGAACCTTGAGTCAAGTGTGTTTAAGAAGACATGCAAATTGTGTAGTACTCGGGGGGCTCCAGGAACATAAAATTTTACTTGTTttgaatgtttatatatatatatatatatatatatatatatatatatatatatatatatatatatatatataatcattatttgCCTTCATGCCTGTGCTTTTTGAGTCCTGCAGTAAACAACTTTGTTTTGTGTGGTTTTGTTTTAGAAAGCAGATGGtacagtagaaaaaaataattgacaTTTTCTTGTGCAGACATGCTTGAGATGACTATACCAGATGCTTATGGCCAACAATTGCTCACTTgtcatgtcattttattccaaGTTTGTAGGACCGAATTGAAGTATGCTGACAAGGCTGTCCTTATTGAAAGTTTTTAGgcaaaaatagtcacactttTTAGAGAATCAGGGCTGGTGGTTTGTAAGTTGGTTGTTAACCTGAAGACAATTACACGGCTATTCCCCTCTGATTTATTGTGCtggttttaaaaatgaaagcatCAAACATTAGTTTAGCATGTCAGTTTTATCAAAAATTGCTGTGAAAAGTTTATTTTGAACTTCCTCTTCACATctgagaaaatgtaaaaaaaaaaaaaaaaaaaaaaaaaaaaatttgagaaCCTTTATCTGTCTTTTGAGATATTTTCATTAGACTACATaaattagaaaaagaaaaaaaaaagattcatttaTAACCTTGCTTATGATATAGACAAAGAATCAGAAAAAGAAGTAATTCCAACACAGGTACTTAGATACATGCTTTTATAAACAGCATATTTGTCAGTAGTACAATATAAGAACAATATTCTTAACATATTTAAGAATAAAACTATCTAGAACATAAAAATGTTGTGGATCcccttttttttcattaaataaaactgtaaaatgactttttttctttttacaaaaatatcaaaaagcTTTGTTTAATTATCGTTTGATTTACAGTAGTTGATGACAAATGATGGCAGTTTGCAATGTACATACAATGCTGCTTAAAATAAGACATCAAGGGAGCATTTGATCTGCTCAAACAGAGCTGATAATCTAATGAATTTAAACTTTGTGTTAAATAGAGATTGACCAATAGAAGGCAGTAAGGTTGAGCCTGATACCCTGTGTTCTTTAAACATATATGTCATATTTTAACATTAGGGGGCAGCAGAACAGCTTTGTAAAGTGCCTTCCTGTTTCATTTTAAGCGGCAGCACTTGAGCAGGGAAAATTTAGTGTCCAACGCCTCATTTATAAACAGACAATATAAGCAAAAGAACTCCATAACAAATCAAAGGATCAGTGACTTGTGCACAAAAAGCTATCTTTGTATTCGGTTTCCTGCTTTGTACTTGTATACTCATGCAAATGAACATGAAACAATTCATGAGGAGACATTCCCTTTTACACACTTTACATAGAAGAGGCATAAAGACATAAGGTATATGGTCACCAGTAATAAAAtgctcagattttttttttttttttaaagcagtaACCTTTTAAGAGTTTTCACACATCATCTTTGATTAATTTAAGAACATGTTatattgaataaaagtatttcacattaatttaacattaattaaaacaGGGCACCAAAATGTACACACAAAACAGCCATATATACAATAAGATACAAAATGTCTTCAACCCAATGTAAATACTGGGGCTATTGGTGTTTAGCTGATAAATATGTAATGCTTTATAAAGACAATGTGCTTTTGATGTTGTTACTACAGTacctttgtatgtgtgtgtgcgtttacTTTATGCAGGCATGACTCAGAAGTAGGTGGCAGTGTAATATAGGAGCACTCATTATCAGGCCTCATTATCCAGAGCAAATAAAATCAACTTTTTAAGTAAGAtataattaaagttttaattcTTTAAACAGTCTTCTAGCAACCCAGTGGTTAACAGGTTCAGATTTGAAGCTAATCCAACAACAAATCCTTGTTTAATTGGCAGTGTGAAATGTATGCCCATGCCTACAAACCATTGGGCACTTAATTTGAATTGCTTAGGCAAAATGCAATAATGTACCTTTATTAACTTTTGAGGGAATTGGCAATTTCTTGGCAAGCAGAAAGCACccatttaataattataactataactaaattaaaaatgactaaatcCCACAATGACCTCCAAAATATTAACAGTATACTTGAAATTTCTTTTTATTCCATAGGAAATTACAgggtaatatttttttaatagtcaTTATGCATCACTACAAGCTTGGCCTTCTCACATGAGAAAGTTCAAATGGGTACCTAATGCCAGCCAGCCCTGCAGATGTAGATGTGTAAAATGTCCCAAGACACCAAAAGTAAggttaaattataaataactgCTGATGGAATGTACCTCTCAGTAACTACATTACTCCCTCTGTGTCTTAAAATCTGGACCTATAGCTATATGCAGGACTGGTATTCAAAATAACAATATAGTGTGCTTTACCCCTTTAAACTGTGAGTCCATTTTATATCATCTTCATGTTAAACTTTCGTGCTCCTCCTTGACCCCCGCTGGCAGCAGGTCCATCTACCTTTCTGAATGAATACTCTACTGAGAAATTGTTCTTGTGTTGTCCTCGTCCTCGGCTCCACACAAACAAGAGAATGAAACAGAAAAGCACGACACCCAAAAACATAATACAACCCATTGCTGTGGACACCAGGATGGTCTTGAGGTCCAATGTGAACTTCAGGAAGACACGTGTGTCGTTTAAGTTAGTGTCATTAAGATCACCCACGTAGTAGGTGCGATTCGCTGCCAAAGCACCATCCAGTGGCAATCCACTGACTGTGAGGGTGGCAAAGTAGGTATCGTTGCCACCAGCATTGCTTGCTATGCAGATGTAAGTGCCGCTGTCTGTTACTTGGGCATAACGGATCTCCAACGTACCTTCAGGCAGGACAATGACTCTCCCAGTACTCTTGGTGGTGATACGTCGGCGTTGAGGTGAAATCCAAAAGATGACCGGAGTTGGGTCTCCTTCCGCTCTACATATAAACGACACTACCTGGCCTTCACGTGCCGTCAGTTGTTGCAGCTTGCGGTTACGAATTTTGGGCCTCTGACAGGTGAAGTGGTCAAAGAGCGCAGAGTCCGAAAAGGTACTAAGTGCTTTTCCTCGCACTTCCAAGGGTGTGGCGCAAACGGGCGACTTTCCGTTGAAGTTGAGGGTCTTACGGCGCTGCAGGATCCACAGTAGGCGGCAGTCACAGGACAAAGGGTTGCCATCTACACGCAGTGTCTCCAGCGTATTGACCGAGTGGAAGGATCCCTCCTCCAAGGTCACCAACCCATTGTTTGACAAGTTGAGCAGTCGTATCTGTTGCAGGCCTCCAAGACCATAGGGCTGCACTGATATCAGGTTGGTACCAACTAGGTGCAGTTCTTTCAAACGGACAAGGTCCCGTAAGGCCCAGGACTCGAGAACCGAGATGGGGTTGTAAGACAAATTGAGGCTAGCCAAGTGAATTAGGTTGCGAAGAGCACCCGTAGGCACGGTGGAAATGTTGGTGTTGGTAATCGAGAGCCAAGAAAGGTTGAGGCCTTGGAAGCTGTGCGGAGAAATATACTCAAGGAAGGGCCAATGGTCAATCTCAAGTCCCCGCAGTCCACCTAGTTTGCGGAAGTTCTGCTCTTCCAATGAAGCGATACTGAGGTAGCGTAATCGAAGAGTCACCAAGCCTCGAAGGTAGGAAAGAGACTGTCCAGTTATAGAAGTCAGATTGCACCTCTCGATGGTTAGCTCCCGGAGTCCCACCAATCCCAGGAAAGCCTTGTTTGAAATGTACACCAGGTCATTATCACCAACTTCCAAGTTGCGGAGGTTCCTCAAATCCTGGAAGGTGAAGTCTAATAAGATGACCAGTTTATTCCCACTTAGGTCCAGGGTGGTGAGGTTGCTGAGACGAGAAAAGGCACCCATGGGCACGAGTTTAAGCTGGTTGGCTCGAAGACGCAACACTCTAAGATTAAGCAAGCTGGAGAAGGCGTTAGGCTCCAATACACTGATGAGATTCTCACTCAAGTCTAGCTCCTCAAGTCTCGAGAGAGTCGACAATTCATTGTATTCCACCCAGCGCAAACTGTTGCAGCTCAGATCCAGCAGCCGTGTGTCAGCCGGGATGCCTGCAGGAATAGATCCCAGGCGCTTGTTCTGGCACATCACAGCTCTCTGATACGAGATACAGTCACAGCGCTGTGGGCAGCTCTGACCATGTGTTATGGATGCAGCGATTAGGAGCACAAGCAGCCCCGGTAAGCTCAGGCATGGACAACCCGCCATGCCCCTTCCCTACCTTACAGGGGCTGAATCACTGCACCTCACACCTAGAGACAAGAACACAAAAAACAGGTATTCATTAATCATGACTTTTGCAACTCTCAGCTATAATCACTTCTACAGCACCATAAAATAAGCCAATCCATTACTCACCAACATTTATGTTTGAGCATGTATAACTATTTCTAAAGTTGTCCGTAAACGTAGACCGAAGTGGTGCTAGATGCAACACATTTTCAGACCAGTACAGATAAACAATTTTGCAGTCAAGTTAGTGTCTTTACAAGCAGTAAAACTGccattttaatgaatttaaacTCTTAATTAAATGAATAAGGCTTACTTTGCATACAGGGGTAACTGGGGTATTTCTGCTTTTCTATAAGCACCATctactgtcagggagtgaatttgcattttcattcaccCCATCTAACATTGTGTTCACATATAACAACAAGTTGGATGATGATGTTGTTCCATTTTTATAGATTTGGCTGAGAACAGGCCTTTATACTGTAATATTATGTGGCAGTTTAAACTGAAACATCAAGTGGTTAAGTTTAAATGCAATATGAAACAGAAACTTGCAACACATTTTCAGTGAAAATCATTAtggtaaaaaagaaaaaaagtatgtcATCTTTAGTATGTCATGAGCACTTTACACATGAACTTTCAGAAATCCCAGATGGCTTAATCCCCTCTTTAACAtcttttttatctttataaGCCAAGAAATAAATGTACTGTATCAAGCTTTTAGCTAGGCATGGCTTCAGAGTCACTATGATTATCCCCAATTTCTGTTAGTTAGCATTTCAATAAAAAGACTAAAAAAAAggataaatattttaatgttaactTGATCCTTATAAATGTACAATCGAAGACATCCCAGTCAgtgcattttcatttaaatttagaaCATTTTAGGCCCATTTAGAACATTTTAGGCCCATACTAGTGCTAAAGCTTAACATAATGAGACTCACCTTGGGTTCAGAAGTTTATTAATCCCCTCTCTGAGCACCAGGTTATTGAACATTTGACAGTGACATTTCAAGATGTACCCCAGTACAAATCTTCTTCTCCCTCCCCCATCATCTCTGGTAACTCAAACACATGACCAGCCCCTGGTTCAAACCCATATCAGTTGACACTAAGAAGGTGTCCAATCAGTAGACAACTGCTTCAAACAATCAGCAGTGACGTGAGTGAGGTGAATAGAAAACTGCACCTGACTATGACTCAGGTGTCATGGGTCATGATGTCAGAAAATCATGAATACTAATATTATAGTCAATGATTAATACCCTGCCACTTTTCTTTCCACCCCCAATATCTCTCCCCCTCATGAGATGTCAACAAAGCATATTTCAACAGcttattaaatttaattgtCTTCAGGAAAGTGCTCCCATATGAATTTACGTGCCACACTGATGTGCAATAACTCCAGATTGCTGGAATAGAGGTACCCTAACTATATCATTGCATAGTTAgagatacattaaaaaaatattgcccCCTAAAAAGGATCTTTTACACCAAAATGTACATTGTCaacatttattcaccctcat
This genomic stretch from Megalobrama amblycephala isolate DHTTF-2021 linkage group LG2, ASM1881202v1, whole genome shotgun sequence harbors:
- the lingo3a gene encoding leucine-rich repeat and immunoglobulin-like domain-containing nogo receptor-interacting protein 3a; amino-acid sequence: MAGCPCLSLPGLLVLLIAASITHGQSCPQRCDCISYQRAVMCQNKRLGSIPAGIPADTRLLDLSCNSLRWVEYNELSTLSRLEELDLSENLISVLEPNAFSSLLNLRVLRLRANQLKLVPMGAFSRLSNLTTLDLSGNKLVILLDFTFQDLRNLRNLEVGDNDLVYISNKAFLGLVGLRELTIERCNLTSITGQSLSYLRGLVTLRLRYLSIASLEEQNFRKLGGLRGLEIDHWPFLEYISPHSFQGLNLSWLSITNTNISTVPTGALRNLIHLASLNLSYNPISVLESWALRDLVRLKELHLVGTNLISVQPYGLGGLQQIRLLNLSNNGLVTLEEGSFHSVNTLETLRVDGNPLSCDCRLLWILQRRKTLNFNGKSPVCATPLEVRGKALSTFSDSALFDHFTCQRPKIRNRKLQQLTAREGQVVSFICRAEGDPTPVIFWISPQRRRITTKSTGRVIVLPEGTLEIRYAQVTDSGTYICIASNAGGNDTYFATLTVSGLPLDGALAANRTYYVGDLNDTNLNDTRVFLKFTLDLKTILVSTAMGCIMFLGVVLFCFILLFVWSRGRGQHKNNFSVEYSFRKVDGPAASGGQGGARKFNMKMI